The following are encoded together in the Lactuca sativa cultivar Salinas chromosome 1, Lsat_Salinas_v11, whole genome shotgun sequence genome:
- the LOC111915174 gene encoding nuclear transcription factor Y subunit B-8 — MADVPVSPGGGSHESGELSPRSSNVREQDRFLPIANISRIMKKALPANAKMAKDAKEIVQEAVSEFISFITSEASDKCQKEKRKTINGDDLLWAMATLGFEDYIEPLKLYLIRYKEVFLASV; from the exons ATGGCGGATGTTCCGGTGAGTCCAGGCGGCGGGAGTCATGAGAGCGGCGAATTAAGCCCGAGGTCATCGAATGTCCGGGAACAGGACAGGTTCTTGCCTATTGCGAATATCAGTCGAATCATGAAGAAGGCGTTACCGGCTAATGCGAAAATGGCGAAGGATGCGAAGGAGATTGTCCAGGAAGCTGTTTCTGAGTTCATCAGCTTTATCACTAGCGA GGCGAGTGATAAGTGTCAAAAGGAGAAGAGGAAAACCATCAATGGTGATGATCTTCTTTGGGCAATGGCTACTCtagggtttgaagattatatCGAGCCTCTTAAGTTATACTTGATTAGATACAAAGAGGTATTTTTAGCTTCTGTGTAA
- the LOC111915191 gene encoding probable LRR receptor-like serine/threonine-protein kinase At1g67720, with translation MGTDRFLFILFFSVLVLNLDITTSQTPDFISINCGGQSNFTDDLGLDWIPDNQIIYGNTSNISVRNETRQQYQTVRYFPGDNRKYCYTLDVESRTRYLIRATFLYGNFDSNNVYPKFDISLGPTHWATIVISDANTIESQELIFLASGTSISVCLSNATTGKPFISTLELRPFNGSIYLTPFENQFFLSVSARINFGAENEDPVRYPDDPFDRIWESDLVKKANYLVDVAAGTERVSTESPIDTGKDEQPPQKVMQTAVVGRNGTLTYRMNLDGFPGFGWAYTYFAEIEDLPPTETRKFRLVLPGAPELSKPVVNIQENAQGMYRLYEPGFENITLPFVLSFKFGKTADSSQGPLVNAIEISKYVKISDGSFDGDVAASLVSGYQLSDWGQEGGDPCLPVAWSWLVCNSDPQPKIISVKLTGKNLSGSIPLDLTKLTYLEQLWLDGNALTGPIPDFSGCQNLKIIHLENNQLSGELPASLADLPNLSQLYVQNNLLSGEVPSGFLNEGLILNYTGNPNLRKEGSGGRRNRNIIIGLAIGAAALFLGFLTSCILLRQRKKYPKQEPKHGMPVMNNATTEAAQCFTLSELRNATKNFEKKVGSGGFGTVYYGKLNDGKEIAVKLLENTNVYQGKKEFANEVTLLSRIHHRNLVQFLGFCQEDGMDILVYEFMHNGTLKEHLYGPLARARGINWIKRLEIAEESAKGIEYLHTGCVPSIIHRDLKTSNILLDKNMRAKVSDFGLSKLAVDGTSHVSSIVRGTLGYLDPEYYISNRLTDKSDIYSFGVILLELISGQEAISNENFGINCRNIVQWAKLHIENGDIQGIIDPALGNEYDIQSMWKIAEKALMCVQPHGNMRPSMSEVIKEIQDAISIERGVVAAARERSSDEMSRHSILNMGSLDLMSNDHDLSIDESINRPGAR, from the exons ATGGGGACTGATCGTTTCTTGTTCATACTCTTCTTCTCTGTTCTTGTTCTCAATTTAGACATCACCACATCCCAGACTCCAG ATTTTATAAGTATCAACTGTGGAGGTCAAAGCAATTTCACAGACGATCTTGGGCTTGACTGGATTCCCGATAATCAAATCATTTATGGGAACACGAGTAACATATCAGTCAGAAATGAAACAAGACAACAATATCAAACAGTTAGATATTTCCCAGGAGACAACAGAAAATATTGTTACACACTTGATGTTGAAAGCAGGACTAGGTACCTCATAAGAGCAACATTCTTATACGGAAATTTCGATAGCAACAATGTATACCCAAAATTCGACATCTCCTTGGGCCCCACTCATTGGGCTACAATTGTCATTTCAGATGCCAACACTATCGAATCTCAAGAACTAATCTTTTTAGCTTCAGGGACTTCCATTAGTGTGTGTTTATCAAATGCAACAACCGGGAAACCATTTATTTCCACCCTTGAGTTAAGACCATTCAACGGGTCTATCTACCTTACGCCTTTTGAAAACCAATTCTTTCTTAGTGTTTCTGCAAGAATCAACTTTGGGGCAGAAAATGAAGATCCGGTCAGATACCCGGATGACCCGTTTGATAGAATATGGGAATCCGATTTGGTAAAGAAAGCCAATTACTTAGTTGATGTTGCAGCCGGAACGGAAAGAGTATCAACGGAATCACCGATTGACACCGGAAAAGACGAACAGCCGCCTCAGAAAGTGATGCAGACAGCGGTTGTAGGGCGGAATGGGACTTTGACTTACCGAATGAATTTGGATGGGTTTCCGGGGTTTGGTTGGGCTTATACTTATTTtgcagaaattgaagatttaCCCCCTACAGAAACAAGAAAGTTCCGTTTAGTCCTTCCGGGAGCACCAGAATTGAGTAAACCGGTTGTTAACATTCAAGAAAATGCTCAGGGGATGTATCGTTTGTATGAGCCTGGATTTGAGAACATAACACTGCCGTTTGTTTTGTCTTTTAAGTTTGGGAAAACAGCTGATTCTTCTCAAGGGCCTCTTGTGAATGCTATTGAGATTAGTAAATATGTGAAAATAAGTGATGGGTCTTTTGATG GAGATGTTGCTGCTAGTTTAGTTTCTGGTTATCAGTTGTCAGATTGGGGGCAAGAAGGTGGTGATCCATGTTTACCTGTTGCATGGTCATGGTTGGTGTGTAATTCAGATCCTCAACCCAAGATTATCTCAGT AAAATTGACTGGCAAGAACTTAAGTGGAAGCATTCCTTTGGATTTGACCAAGTTGACTTACTTAGAACAGTT ATGGCTTGATGGGAATGCACTCACGGGTCCGATTCCTGATTTTAGTGGATGTCAAAACTTAAAGATCAT ACATCTTGAGAACAATCAGTTGAGTGGTGAGTTGCCTGCCTCATTAGCAGACCTACCTAATCTAAGCCAACT GTATGTGCAAAATAACTTGTTATCAGGAGAAGTGCCTTCCGGTTTTCTGAATGAAGGCTTAATCTTGAA CTACACGGGGAACCCGAATCTTAGAAAAGAAGGTAGTGGAGGAAGACGAAATAGAAACATAATCATAGGATTAGCAATTGGGGCAGCTGCCCTATTTTTAGGGTTCCTAACCTCATGCATACTCCTTCGCCAACGCAAGAAATATCCCAAACAAG AGCCTAAACATGGTATGCCTGTGATGAATAATGCAACCACTGAGGCTGCTCAATGCTtcacattatctgaattaagAAATGCtacaaagaattttgaaaagaaagTTGGGTCTGGAGGATTTGGGACTGTGTACTATGGAAAATTAAATGATGGAAAGGAAATTGCAGTCAAACTTCTTGAGAATACTAATGTTTATCAAGGCAAGAAAGAGTTTGCAAATGAG GTGACTCTTCTTTCAAGAATCCATCATAGAAATTTGGTACAGTTTCTTGGGTTTTGCCAAGAAGATGGGATGGATATTCTTGTTTATGAGTTTATGCATAATGGAACACTCAAAGAGCATCTTTATG GACCTTTAGCAAGGGCACGTGGCATTAACTGGATCAAGCGACTCGAAATTGCAGAAGAGTCTGCAAAAG GGATTGAGTACCTTCATACGGGTTGTGTCCCTTCTATTATCCATAGAGATTTGAAAACAAGCAACATTCTTCTTGATAAGAACATGAGAGCTAAGGTTTCAGATTTTGGTCTCTCAAAGCTTGCAGTTGATGGGACTTCACATGTTTCAAGCATTGTTCGTGGCACTCTTGGCTATCTTGATCCCGA GTACTATATTTCAAATCGTTTGACAGACAAAAGCGACATCTATAGCTTTGGTGTCATTCTTCTCGAGCTAATCTCAGGTCAAGAAGCAATTTCAAATGAAAACTTTGGCATCAATTGCAGGAACATCGTTCAATGG GCGAAGTTGCATATAGAGAATGGGGACATTCAAGGAATCATAGATCCAGCTCTTGGTAACGAATATGACATCCAATCGATGTGGAAGATAGCAGAAAAGGCTTTGATGTGCGTGCAACCTCATGGGAACATGAGACCTTCGATGTCTGAAGTTATCAAAGAAATACAAGATGCGATCTCGATCGAGAGGGGAGTAGTGGCTGCTGCACGAGAACGTAGTTCTGATGAAATGTCGAGGCATTCGATTTTGAACATGGGGTCTCTTGATTTAATGAGCAACGATCACGATTTGTCGATTGATGAGTCCATTAATCGACCTGGTGCGCGATAA